One segment of Cynocephalus volans isolate mCynVol1 chromosome 8, mCynVol1.pri, whole genome shotgun sequence DNA contains the following:
- the CFAP126 gene encoding protein Flattop yields MATNYSANQYEKAFSPKYLQNWSPAKETKESISSHEGYTQIIANDRGHLLPSVPRSKENPWGSFMGTWQMPLKIPPAQVTLTSRTTAGAASLTKWIQKNPDLLKASNGLRPEILGKPHDPDSQKKPKKSTTKTVQQAPSPIVIPTSSAINLNSPDQLQSPHPSAGHTPGPQNPANSPKNPPGNLCMLDHWAGPNVAEIQKCKPETSEGTKEPQ; encoded by the exons ATGGCCACTAACTACAGTGCCAACCAG TATGAAAAAGCTTTCTCACCCAAATATCTGCAGAACTGGTCTCCCGCCAAGGAAACAAAAGAG AGCATCTCTTCCCATGAAGGCTACACTCAGATTATTGCCAATGATCGTGGTCACCTATTGCCTTCAGTGCCCCGTTCCAAG GAAAATCCTTGGGGTTCCTTCATGGGCACCTGGCAAATGCCTCTGAAGATACCTCCTGCTCAGGTGACCCTGACCTCCCGGACAACTGCTGGTGCTGCCTCCCTTACCAAATGGATACAGAAAAATCCTGATTTACTGAAGGCCTCCAACGGGCTGCGTCCTGAAATCTTAGGCAAG CCCCATGATCCAGACAGTCAGAAGAAACCTAAGAAGTCTACCACAAAAACTGTACAACAAGCACCAAGTCCAATTGTAATTCCAACCTCCTCAGCTATTAACCTCAATTCCCCAGATCAACTCCAAAGTCCACATCCCTCTGCAGGTCACACTCCAGGTCCCCAAAACCCAGCCAACTCTCCGAAGAACCCACCTGGAAACCTATGCATGCTAGATCACTGGGCAGGTCCTAATGTAGCTGAAATCCAGAAATGCAAACCTGAAACTTCAGAAGGAACCAAGGAGCCACAATGA